The following are encoded in a window of Brevibacillus ruminantium genomic DNA:
- a CDS encoding DUF2357 domain-containing protein, which yields MDSHRFGSLRESVELLRIETDVFDLYIKGKPFHPTVEKLQLHREDSLEWEPATLRISSDSRLLTIKSKLVFSPITGALTNIEEGEAFPIFFETQSYEFVLVRKQEKDITFFHENVHLRQAVKPLGKDILSGILHFQNEVGLTEIVIQMNRQPVLKIELEIFPVKMDYRRDYQNILREVNEQVYNLAFDFMRKTHQMTGLTETHSQSLTEFYSILQHVFQQLMGAIERIKANPHHKLEAQQKVMDASRVKRVSRHNQAFLSKNPHTLIEDHANGFLRIQDKLYRPSLLKESRRVIDYDTVENRFVRWMLVKIVAKLKEIRLRVETSSRNRDEVFLQKLDRMVEQIRRVLQLDFLAAATGMSQLSVTLVLQMAPGYREIYKAYLTLMKGLTIQGELSKLSMKDLAKLYEYWCFLKINQILSKKYKLLKQDIVKVNKSGLFVTLDRSQSASMVYENPANKEQFTLYYNALPSEDRRKVPTLSQRPDNVLTLKKSDSQQEFKYVFDAKYRLNPAYEGTSYHQKYKLPGPEEDDINTMHRYRDVIVYLDGTTQEYERSMYGAYVLFPYPNEEQFRQHQFYKSIELINIGAFPFLPGATSLFEQFLDELILDSPEKAYERSTRPRGTDRYYQDKLGSKNVLVGSLRTGQLDLALKHKFYHVPLKNLKDHKVLTQIEYVALCQSRKQYGENGGIHWYGSITDWKVVRRKEISERMPRTGTEEELYVRFEVNEWLKREKPIHFGGQGIYTLLLTTKYMFDRADEISELRLDDEEQLKLWREKRRSGKVKVVLDHEYIDLAKKVRVEEVPENHK from the coding sequence ATGGATTCACATCGTTTTGGGTCTCTTAGAGAAAGTGTAGAGTTGTTGCGAATCGAGACAGATGTCTTTGACCTTTATATAAAGGGCAAACCGTTTCATCCAACCGTAGAGAAACTGCAGCTTCATCGGGAGGACAGCTTAGAATGGGAGCCAGCGACGTTACGGATATCCAGTGATTCTCGGCTACTTACGATAAAATCAAAGCTTGTTTTTTCACCCATCACCGGTGCTTTGACGAATATAGAAGAGGGGGAAGCATTCCCCATCTTTTTCGAAACACAGTCGTATGAATTTGTTCTGGTGCGTAAACAGGAGAAGGATATCACTTTTTTTCATGAAAATGTTCATCTTCGCCAGGCTGTAAAGCCTCTTGGAAAAGATATTTTATCTGGAATATTACATTTTCAAAATGAAGTTGGATTGACTGAAATCGTGATTCAAATGAATCGTCAGCCAGTTTTAAAAATTGAGCTCGAAATCTTTCCCGTTAAAATGGATTACCGCAGGGATTATCAAAACATCTTACGTGAAGTGAATGAACAGGTGTACAACCTGGCTTTCGATTTCATGCGTAAGACACATCAAATGACTGGGCTTACCGAGACTCATTCACAAAGTTTGACTGAATTTTACTCGATTCTACAACATGTCTTCCAACAATTAATGGGTGCGATCGAGAGAATTAAAGCAAACCCTCACCATAAGCTAGAAGCCCAGCAAAAAGTCATGGACGCATCTCGGGTAAAGCGGGTGAGCAGGCATAATCAAGCGTTTCTTAGCAAGAATCCTCACACCCTAATAGAAGATCATGCAAACGGATTTTTAAGAATTCAGGACAAGCTGTACCGTCCGTCTTTATTAAAAGAAAGTAGACGAGTTATTGATTACGATACGGTAGAGAATCGTTTTGTTCGCTGGATGCTAGTAAAGATCGTTGCAAAACTAAAAGAAATTCGCCTCCGTGTTGAAACAAGTAGCCGTAATCGCGACGAGGTATTTTTACAAAAGCTTGATCGGATGGTAGAACAAATAAGGCGGGTACTACAACTCGATTTTCTAGCTGCCGCAACAGGGATGAGTCAGCTGTCTGTTACGTTAGTTTTGCAAATGGCTCCCGGATATAGAGAAATTTATAAAGCGTATCTGACCCTGATGAAGGGGCTGACGATCCAAGGGGAGCTCTCGAAGCTGTCCATGAAAGACTTAGCGAAATTGTACGAATACTGGTGCTTTTTGAAAATCAATCAAATCCTGAGTAAGAAATACAAGCTATTAAAACAAGACATTGTAAAAGTAAATAAAAGCGGCTTGTTCGTTACATTGGATCGTAGCCAGTCAGCAAGCATGGTTTATGAAAACCCAGCGAACAAGGAGCAGTTTACTCTTTATTACAATGCGCTGCCGTCTGAAGACAGAAGAAAAGTACCTACTTTATCACAGCGACCAGATAATGTATTAACTCTGAAAAAAAGCGACTCTCAACAAGAATTCAAGTATGTCTTTGATGCAAAATACAGACTCAACCCGGCTTACGAAGGAACAAGCTACCATCAGAAATATAAACTTCCAGGTCCCGAGGAAGACGATATTAATACCATGCATCGTTATCGTGATGTGATCGTCTATTTAGATGGCACGACACAAGAATATGAGCGAAGCATGTATGGGGCCTATGTACTTTTCCCTTATCCAAATGAAGAACAGTTTCGTCAGCATCAGTTCTATAAAAGTATTGAACTAATCAATATCGGTGCTTTCCCATTCTTGCCAGGGGCTACGTCTCTTTTCGAACAATTCTTAGATGAGCTCATTTTAGATAGCCCTGAAAAAGCGTACGAACGGTCTACTCGACCACGTGGTACGGATCGCTACTATCAGGATAAACTGGGAAGCAAGAATGTATTGGTTGGGTCTCTGCGAACAGGGCAGTTGGATTTGGCCCTAAAGCACAAATTTTACCATGTTCCTTTAAAAAACCTAAAAGATCATAAAGTATTGACACAGATTGAGTATGTTGCATTGTGCCAGTCCAGAAAACAGTACGGGGAAAATGGAGGTATCCATTGGTACGGCTCCATAACTGACTGGAAAGTAGTGCGCAGAAAAGAGATTTCAGAAAGAATGCCACGTACTGGAACAGAAGAAGAATTGTACGTACGATTCGAAGTCAACGAATGGCTAAAAAGAGAAAAACCAATCCATTTCGGTGGACAAGGAATCTATACCCTCCTTCTGACGACCAAGTACATGTTTGATCGTGCAGATGAAATTAGTGAGCTGCGGCTAGACGATGAAGAGCAGCTAAAACTATGGCGCGAGAAACGTCGTAGTGGGAAAGTAAAAGTTGTCCTAGATCATGAGTATATCGATTTGGCCAAGAAGGTTCGTGTGGAAGAGGTACCGGAGAATCATAAGTAG
- a CDS encoding helicase-related protein, translated as MNPFISKEKLEIAKKLLDRLKRYDALENKEFRTILETAYYLLSSKDDEYYNLGLSIICHVAENRPTDEFVHQLLFDCIIESRVFLYHQMYKKLDSKYGETIEHGSFDMFSESFYTLNTGTVLTRDQKRVFEDFKRFRRLVVSAPTSFGKSRIISEIITHNSYNNIAIILPTIALLNETYLSLRKNPAISLRYKLINTLTQSFGDSSNIFILTPEKMDLLLDSYPQLNIDFFTMDEIYKIQDDDDRKHVFTHCLYRLSKMNADFYLIGPYFQDFSKKFLERTNAKFRRYSAEIVQKDTIDISVINYHEEFNVSTHKFKKLKDNDRNLINIAKKVDGQTLVYLGRKDTVETRAKRLAEKLEGSEQSSELIDYIKTTINEDWSLVHCLQKGVAFHHSAIPKYIQTEIVDAFNNGSIDILVCTSTLTEGVNTSAKNIMIFDNTKGDKPLTGFDVKNIKGRAGRFLSHFVGRVIALEPLSEEKDKESIDFSYYDNKSLSPEEAIQVDKGDLFDENLKNRNEMEKVLGEWNIPIELIKRNKFIPIHNQVSLINELRCDPNIMPYLLFASIYPKKEQFNLILFLCHRHLFNDKDKNDRNFWLGNLGRLTKFYIYRSPSLKELINTQNGKSIDTKVRNAFALISKYFEFALPKYFSTFEQIFNFVYREKYGVQDAISLKALITKLEFGYVDKHEIALKEAGVPVNIINKISNGFLDCDSIDKIKAKLALNPNLTGNLSQYEKRILEKYI; from the coding sequence ATGAATCCGTTTATTAGCAAGGAAAAATTAGAAATCGCCAAAAAATTACTAGATAGATTAAAAAGATATGATGCTTTAGAGAATAAAGAATTCAGGACTATTTTGGAAACGGCTTATTATTTATTGTCATCTAAAGATGATGAATACTATAATTTAGGGCTATCGATTATTTGTCATGTGGCTGAGAATAGGCCTACCGATGAATTTGTTCATCAACTACTCTTTGATTGTATTATTGAATCAAGAGTATTTCTGTATCATCAGATGTATAAAAAGTTGGATAGTAAATATGGTGAAACTATTGAACATGGGTCTTTTGACATGTTCAGCGAATCGTTTTACACACTAAACACTGGAACAGTATTGACACGCGACCAAAAACGTGTTTTTGAAGATTTTAAAAGGTTTAGAAGGCTTGTTGTTAGTGCCCCAACATCATTTGGAAAGTCTAGAATTATCTCAGAAATAATAACGCATAATTCATATAACAATATTGCAATTATATTACCGACAATAGCATTGTTAAACGAAACATATCTGTCATTAAGGAAAAATCCAGCAATTAGTCTAAGATATAAACTAATCAATACTCTAACTCAATCTTTTGGTGATTCTAGTAATATTTTTATCCTCACACCGGAAAAAATGGACCTCTTGTTAGATTCATACCCACAATTAAATATAGATTTTTTTACAATGGATGAGATATACAAAATACAAGATGATGACGACAGAAAGCATGTGTTTACTCATTGCTTGTATCGCCTTTCCAAAATGAACGCCGATTTTTATTTAATAGGACCTTATTTTCAAGATTTCAGTAAAAAGTTTTTAGAAAGAACAAACGCCAAATTTAGAAGATATTCGGCAGAAATTGTCCAAAAGGACACAATAGATATTTCAGTTATTAATTATCATGAAGAATTTAATGTTTCCACACATAAATTTAAGAAATTAAAAGATAATGATAGAAATTTAATTAATATTGCCAAAAAAGTTGACGGGCAAACACTTGTATATTTGGGACGAAAAGATACGGTTGAAACAAGAGCAAAGAGACTTGCTGAAAAACTAGAAGGCTCTGAACAAAGTAGTGAACTTATAGATTATATTAAAACAACAATTAATGAAGATTGGTCTTTAGTTCACTGTCTACAAAAGGGGGTTGCTTTTCACCATAGTGCAATTCCTAAGTACATTCAAACAGAGATTGTAGACGCCTTTAATAATGGAAGTATTGACATACTTGTTTGCACATCAACTCTTACAGAAGGGGTAAACACGTCTGCCAAAAATATTATGATTTTTGATAATACAAAAGGTGATAAACCATTAACTGGATTTGATGTAAAGAATATAAAAGGCCGGGCAGGAAGATTTTTGTCCCATTTCGTAGGTAGGGTAATTGCTTTGGAACCACTAAGTGAGGAGAAAGATAAAGAGAGCATCGATTTTAGTTACTATGATAATAAAAGCCTCTCTCCTGAAGAAGCGATTCAAGTAGACAAAGGTGATTTATTTGATGAAAATTTAAAAAATAGAAACGAAATGGAAAAAGTCTTAGGAGAGTGGAATATTCCAATTGAATTAATTAAGAGAAATAAATTTATTCCTATTCATAATCAAGTTTCATTAATTAACGAATTACGGTGCGATCCCAATATTATGCCATATCTATTATTTGCATCTATCTATCCCAAAAAAGAACAGTTTAATTTGATATTGTTCTTATGCCATCGTCACTTGTTTAACGATAAAGATAAGAATGATAGGAATTTCTGGTTGGGTAATCTAGGCAGGCTAACAAAATTTTATATTTATCGCTCACCTTCTCTGAAAGAATTAATAAACACTCAGAACGGTAAAAGTATCGATACAAAAGTGCGTAACGCATTCGCACTAATAAGTAAATATTTTGAGTTTGCATTACCAAAATATTTTTCTACTTTCGAACAAATCTTCAATTTTGTCTATCGAGAGAAATATGGTGTTCAAGATGCGATTAGCTTAAAAGCCCTTATTACGAAGTTAGAATTTGGCTACGTTGATAAGCATGAAATTGCTCTTAAGGAAGCGGGAGTACCAGTGAATATTATCAACAAGATATCTAATGGGTTTCTTGATTGTGATAGTATTGACAAAATTAAGGCTAAATTAGCTTTGAATCCAAATTTAACAGGGAACCTATCACAGTATGAAAAAAGGATTTTGGAAAAGTATATTTGA
- a CDS encoding nucleotide pyrophosphohydrolase — MDERTTISDLKLRVQKFCEDRDWDQFHNAKDLAIGIITESSELLEHFRFKSKEEMEGYFVDGHKREEISEELADVLFFVLRFAQMFNIDITQELIKKIEKNNQRYPVEKCKGANKKYSEL; from the coding sequence ATGGACGAACGTACAACGATAAGCGACCTTAAATTACGAGTTCAAAAGTTTTGTGAGGATAGAGATTGGGATCAATTTCACAATGCGAAAGATCTAGCGATCGGAATTATTACGGAATCATCTGAGCTACTCGAGCATTTTCGCTTTAAATCCAAAGAGGAAATGGAAGGTTATTTTGTAGACGGCCATAAAAGAGAGGAAATCTCTGAGGAATTGGCTGATGTATTGTTTTTTGTCCTAAGGTTTGCTCAAATGTTTAACATCGACATTACGCAAGAACTCATAAAAAAAATTGAAAAAAATAATCAGCGTTACCCTGTAGAAAAATGTAAAGGCGCGAATAAAAAATATTCAGAGCTGTAG
- a CDS encoding MrcB family domain-containing protein, which translates to MALPIALTNIFKHKQKSYKMVLVLCLLDELKKGNPSVTLDTLKQKFLTYYQNREAQGLVVDPPPSKLSKQWREITLAQIHHIIQTPIQALSQILINDRDHKEYGFRPEILEELRTPQIQELSEYTTQELEKYFDQLNPSVPLRDYLDTILSTYLETKLQPFKENDLGKLVRQTIPIDLSKLPFFPDEWKAQGSVGQGNWADVPWIAIMDKRITTTTQQGVYVVYLFSQDMSAVYLTLAQGVAEPLKQGKRVGYEYLRRKVQEIRSIIALDGFQKDENIQLTAKGIGEDYQVSTVAYTKYEAGNLPSNQQLLTDLHSMLEYYQEYVEYSLADDTTTTSESSISSSKKEPLLVNDSDVRETIDTIKTYIRQRGFHYPDHLIENFYLSMKTKPFVILAGISGTGKTKLVKLFAEALGATSENRQFRLIPVRPDWSDPSDLIGYKDLTGTFRPGPLTEVLVEASNPDNEDNVYFICLDEMNLARVEHYFSDILSLMETQERKDDRIVTNPLISTNQLGEDDRVFYEGLFIPSNVVLIGTVNMDETTHPFSKKVLDRGNTIEFNYIQLDNFPDAEEIYESDSERGVPASFLSSEYITLQEAYKDYSNLIKESTEKLIKINLVLENIHAHIGFRVRDAICFYMVYNERFHLMTKDEAFDFQLLQKILPRIQGSNLSVKRTLMELLKITLGDPRLQVDELMGDAALLYELDLQKEYPNAPYKQSSRKLLYMLRRLEEDGFTSFWVS; encoded by the coding sequence ATGGCCTTACCCATAGCCCTTACAAATATCTTCAAACACAAACAAAAATCATACAAAATGGTCCTAGTCCTCTGCCTTCTCGACGAACTAAAAAAAGGAAACCCATCCGTGACCTTGGACACTCTCAAACAAAAATTCCTCACGTACTACCAAAATCGAGAAGCGCAAGGACTGGTAGTTGATCCACCACCCTCAAAACTTAGTAAACAATGGCGCGAGATTACCTTAGCCCAAATCCACCACATCATCCAGACGCCGATCCAAGCTCTATCTCAAATTTTAATAAATGATCGCGACCATAAAGAGTATGGCTTCCGACCAGAAATTTTAGAAGAACTACGTACACCACAAATCCAAGAACTGAGCGAGTACACGACACAAGAACTGGAGAAATACTTTGATCAACTGAATCCATCCGTTCCATTGCGTGATTATTTAGATACAATCCTATCTACCTACCTGGAAACGAAGCTACAGCCTTTCAAAGAGAACGATCTCGGAAAACTAGTAAGACAGACGATTCCAATTGATCTTTCAAAACTGCCGTTCTTCCCAGATGAATGGAAGGCGCAAGGGTCTGTAGGACAAGGTAATTGGGCAGATGTACCTTGGATTGCGATTATGGATAAAAGAATCACTACCACTACACAACAGGGTGTCTACGTCGTCTATCTCTTTTCCCAAGACATGAGTGCAGTTTATTTAACTTTGGCCCAAGGTGTAGCAGAACCGTTAAAACAAGGAAAAAGAGTGGGGTATGAGTATTTAAGAAGAAAGGTTCAGGAGATTCGCTCCATTATTGCCCTAGACGGCTTCCAAAAAGATGAGAACATTCAGCTAACGGCGAAGGGGATTGGAGAAGATTATCAAGTATCCACGGTAGCCTACACGAAATATGAAGCAGGCAACTTGCCATCTAATCAACAACTCCTGACCGATCTGCATTCGATGCTGGAGTATTATCAAGAGTACGTGGAATACAGCCTAGCAGATGATACAACTACAACAAGCGAATCCAGTATATCTTCTAGTAAGAAGGAGCCACTCCTTGTGAATGATTCAGACGTAAGAGAAACGATAGATACCATTAAAACATACATACGACAAAGAGGTTTCCACTACCCTGATCATTTGATCGAAAACTTCTACCTTTCCATGAAGACAAAGCCGTTTGTAATCCTCGCGGGTATTTCAGGTACGGGGAAAACGAAACTAGTGAAACTGTTTGCCGAAGCTCTCGGAGCAACTAGCGAAAACAGGCAATTTCGACTTATCCCGGTTCGACCAGACTGGAGTGACCCATCTGACTTGATCGGGTACAAAGATCTTACGGGAACTTTTCGGCCAGGTCCACTGACAGAGGTTCTCGTAGAAGCATCTAATCCAGATAACGAGGATAATGTCTATTTTATTTGTCTCGATGAGATGAACTTAGCACGTGTGGAACATTACTTTAGTGATATCCTCAGCTTGATGGAAACACAGGAGCGTAAAGATGATCGCATTGTTACGAATCCACTAATCTCGACGAATCAGTTGGGCGAAGATGACCGTGTTTTCTATGAGGGACTGTTCATTCCAAGTAATGTCGTGTTGATTGGTACCGTTAATATGGATGAAACGACGCACCCATTTAGCAAGAAGGTTTTGGATCGTGGGAACACGATAGAATTTAATTATATCCAACTTGATAATTTTCCTGATGCCGAAGAAATCTACGAATCAGATTCAGAGCGTGGGGTACCCGCATCTTTTCTGTCAAGCGAGTACATTACACTACAAGAGGCATACAAAGATTATTCGAATCTTATCAAGGAATCTACTGAGAAGCTGATAAAAATTAATCTCGTTCTCGAAAATATCCACGCACACATCGGGTTTCGTGTAAGAGATGCGATTTGCTTTTACATGGTTTACAATGAACGTTTTCATCTGATGACAAAAGACGAAGCATTTGATTTTCAATTGCTACAAAAAATACTGCCCCGCATACAGGGAAGTAATTTGTCTGTGAAACGCACGCTAATGGAGCTCTTGAAAATCACATTGGGGGATCCCCGATTACAAGTGGACGAGCTGATGGGAGATGCTGCGTTGTTATACGAGTTAGATTTGCAAAAGGAATATCCAAACGCACCATATAAGCAAAGTAGTAGAAAACTACTCTATATGCTCCGGAGGCTTGAAGAAGATGGATTCACATCGTTTTGGGTCTCTTAG
- a CDS encoding nuclease-related domain-containing protein encodes MLSKIFNIFKNTKKPIEQHAIEKTPSKKMDNQKSIRKGELGEYKVTIQLDQMPKEYRHLSDLLLPNPKAKSGYSQIDHILVTPYAIFIIETKNYSGEIKGGREDKHWTVNKRFKMLNPFYQNYGHIESIRSIIQVEKEHFVSLVSFTRRCTFSVDPELRKIGSNDLIVYDIELTEFIQRKINRLRELNKEHRFTAEQIESMYELLKRENITDSKARASHVEGLKSGGKLTDKNHAVTEHTCVDCGKTVTEKIAKFCLANQSRFQGKVYCYEHQKTH; translated from the coding sequence ATGCTATCTAAAATATTTAATATCTTTAAAAATACTAAAAAACCGATAGAGCAACATGCAATCGAAAAGACGCCAAGTAAGAAGATGGATAACCAAAAATCAATACGAAAAGGAGAGCTAGGAGAGTATAAGGTTACGATTCAGTTAGACCAAATGCCAAAGGAGTATAGGCATTTATCGGACTTACTTCTCCCCAATCCAAAAGCTAAGTCAGGGTATTCACAAATTGATCATATCCTCGTTACCCCGTACGCTATTTTCATCATCGAGACGAAAAACTATTCGGGCGAAATTAAGGGTGGAAGAGAGGATAAGCATTGGACGGTAAATAAGCGATTTAAAATGTTAAATCCCTTTTATCAAAATTATGGTCATATCGAATCTATCCGAAGCATTATCCAGGTAGAGAAAGAGCATTTTGTTTCACTCGTGTCATTTACCAGACGCTGCACATTCAGTGTTGATCCAGAGCTTAGGAAAATTGGCTCAAATGATTTAATCGTATACGATATTGAGCTAACAGAATTTATTCAACGGAAAATCAACCGCTTAAGGGAATTGAACAAAGAACATAGGTTTACCGCGGAACAAATAGAGAGCATGTATGAATTATTAAAGCGTGAAAATATTACAGATTCAAAAGCTAGGGCTTCTCATGTTGAAGGGCTTAAAAGTGGTGGTAAGCTCACGGATAAAAACCATGCAGTTACTGAACATACATGCGTAGACTGCGGGAAAACAGTCACTGAAAAAATCGCCAAGTTTTGTTTGGCAAATCAGTCAAGATTTCAAGGGAAAGTGTATTGTTACGAGCATCAGAAGACCCATTAA